In a genomic window of Candidatus Hydrogenedentota bacterium:
- a CDS encoding DUF669 domain-containing protein, which produces MDILDWNDRIEDDGSGEFTILPPGEYAFKVTGFEKQHSNNSQAPMAKVTLEVEHDGELVNVFDYLVLTKKAEWKLCSFFRCLGLKKHGEPFVMQWNRVVGATGRAKLHVEKYTKKDGTAGESNKVKQYLDAPAGRAAAPSAAPPPSKPVAYANHPDEDDDGLI; this is translated from the coding sequence GTGGACATTCTGGATTGGAACGATCGCATCGAAGACGACGGCTCCGGCGAATTCACGATCCTGCCGCCGGGCGAATACGCCTTCAAGGTCACCGGCTTCGAGAAACAGCACAGCAACAACAGCCAGGCGCCGATGGCGAAGGTGACGCTCGAAGTCGAGCACGACGGCGAACTCGTCAACGTGTTCGACTACCTCGTGCTCACGAAAAAGGCGGAATGGAAGCTGTGCTCGTTCTTCCGCTGCCTGGGCCTCAAGAAGCACGGCGAGCCGTTCGTGATGCAGTGGAACCGCGTCGTGGGCGCGACGGGCCGCGCCAAACTGCACGTCGAGAAGTACACGAAGAAGGACGGCACTGCGGGCGAATCCAACAAGGTGAAGCAGTACCTCGACGCGCCCGCGGGCCGCGCGGCCGCGCCTTCCGCCGCACCCCCGCCTTCCAAGCCCGTCGCGTATGCCAACCATCCCGACGAAGACGACGACGGACTGATCTGA
- a CDS encoding ATP-binding protein, with amino-acid sequence MKLTDVTTGRRARPQKVMIYGVEGIGKSTFASQFPNPIFLDVEDRTAHLDIHRLIPKNWNQMQAALQSLYDEEHGYQTVVVDTADWAEMLAAQDVCERFNKSGIEDFGYGKGFQYVRESVQGMLWALHNLQYKHGMHVVVAAHARIRKFDDPPSNAECGFRNAELGVLPGGQDGGDDDGEDFVSLLHEGFK; translated from the coding sequence ATGAAACTCACCGACGTAACGACGGGCCGCAGGGCGCGCCCGCAGAAGGTCATGATCTACGGGGTGGAGGGCATCGGCAAGAGCACCTTCGCCTCGCAGTTTCCCAACCCCATCTTTCTGGATGTCGAGGACCGCACGGCGCACCTGGACATCCACCGCCTCATTCCCAAGAACTGGAACCAGATGCAGGCCGCGCTCCAGTCGCTCTACGACGAGGAGCACGGTTACCAGACCGTCGTGGTGGACACGGCGGACTGGGCGGAGATGCTCGCGGCGCAGGACGTGTGCGAGCGGTTCAACAAGTCCGGCATCGAGGACTTCGGGTACGGCAAGGGATTCCAGTACGTGCGCGAATCCGTGCAGGGCATGCTCTGGGCGCTGCACAACCTCCAGTACAAGCACGGCATGCACGTGGTCGTCGCGGCGCACGCGCGCATCCGCAAGTTCGACGATCCGCCTTCGAATGCGGAATGCGGATTTCGGAATGCGGAATTAGGAGTGCTTCCGGGCGGTCAGGATGGAGGCGATGATGATGGAGAGGATTTCGTCAGCCTCCTTCATGAGGGGTTCAAGTAG
- a CDS encoding four helix bundle protein, which yields MDGKDDLKKRTRAFALRVIRLCESLPSGRTADVIGKQLLRCGTSVGANYCAACRARSTADFIAKLGIVEEECDECIYWMELLVDSSIMERRLLEPLMKEADEILSIIIASILTARKHS from the coding sequence ATGGACGGGAAAGACGATCTCAAGAAACGGACGCGGGCGTTTGCGTTACGGGTGATTCGGTTGTGTGAATCGCTGCCATCGGGGCGTACGGCAGATGTGATTGGCAAGCAGCTCTTGCGCTGCGGGACCTCAGTCGGCGCAAATTACTGCGCCGCCTGCCGTGCCAGGTCTACCGCCGACTTCATCGCCAAACTGGGCATCGTGGAAGAAGAATGCGACGAGTGCATCTATTGGATGGAACTGCTCGTCGATTCGTCCATCATGGAAAGGCGACTACTTGAACCCCTCATGAAGGAGGCTGACGAAATCCTCTCCATCATCATCGCCTCCATCCTGACCGCCCGGAAGCACTCCTAA
- a CDS encoding sigma factor, producing MTKANGRDGRRGRGGRRGKPARRIPGAPKQMLLPWRQELTADDLVSIRVAARGLAGRHGYSRSDFEDIAQDLALHVIERMGEYDPGRGAWSTFLKRMLRNKISHLIEYRTFQKRDYRKCIPLQP from the coding sequence ATGACGAAGGCGAACGGACGAGACGGCAGGCGCGGGCGCGGCGGACGCCGCGGCAAGCCCGCCCGCCGCATCCCCGGCGCGCCGAAGCAGATGCTGCTTCCGTGGCGGCAGGAACTGACGGCGGACGACCTCGTCTCGATCCGCGTGGCGGCCCGCGGACTCGCCGGGCGCCACGGCTACAGCCGGTCCGATTTCGAGGACATCGCGCAGGACCTCGCGCTGCACGTGATCGAACGCATGGGCGAATACGACCCGGGCCGCGGCGCGTGGAGCACCTTCCTGAAGCGAATGCTGCGCAACAAGATTTCCCACCTTATCGAGTACCGCACCTTCCAGAAACGGGACTACCGCAAATGCATTCCCCTGCAGCCATGA